A stretch of the Aegilops tauschii subsp. strangulata cultivar AL8/78 chromosome 4, Aet v6.0, whole genome shotgun sequence genome encodes the following:
- the LOC141021812 gene encoding uncharacterized protein: MAEEPSAKRHRGETSDKRSNLDDVHVPGEKREYTKTHTGVELHGKETLEIVCTSEPDKADEMMSRLRMKGGGLYPSFMGVDVEFTRKDETPQMAVVLQLCMEELCLVNHIAAATKCIEGDKRMLNKSGLEINPKNYTDIQRLWRVPSTGKEYDSLADVAASIIHPFYKSMKKKIDRGKTTNCGGSARYHTSSSYAGLDAYTTYKSWKIIEKIVTGWEISKQQEAGPYYH; encoded by the exons ATGGCCGAGGAACCATCTGCCAAGCGTCATCGTGGCGAGACGTCCGACAAGAGAAGCAACCTCGACGACGTTCATGTCCCCGGCGAGAAGCGCGAGTACACCAAAACCCACACTGGGGTTGAGCTCCACGGCAAGGAGACGCTGGAGATCGTCTGCACCAGCGAACCAGACAAGGCCGACGAGATGATGAGCAGGCTCAGGATGAAGGGCGGAGGCTTGTATCCTAGCTTCATGGGAGTTGATGTGGAGTTTACCAGAAAAGATGAAACTCCCCAGATGGCAGTAGTCCTGCAATTATGCATGGAGGAACTCTGCTTGGTGAACCACATCGCAGCGGCCACAAAATG CATTGAAGGTGACAAGCGGATGCTGAATAAGTCTGGTTTGGAGATCAACCCCAAGAACTACACCGACATTCAGCGACTCTGGAGAGTTCCAAGCACTGGAAAAGAGTACGACTCCTTGGCAGATGTTGCTGCGAGCATCATCCACCCATTCTACAAAAGCATGAAGAAGAAGATCGACAGGGGGAAGACCACAAACTGTGGGGGATCAGCTCGCTACCATACAAGCTCATCGTACGCAGGATTAGATGCATACACCACGTACAAGTCATGGAAGATAATTGAAAAAATCGTAACAGGTTGGGAAATTTCAAAACAACAGGAGGCTGGCCCCTACTACCACTGA